Genomic DNA from Coffea arabica cultivar ET-39 chromosome 7e, Coffea Arabica ET-39 HiFi, whole genome shotgun sequence:
ATAGCCTGCCCAACGAATAATGAGGCCATTGATTCATGGTCCGGTACTTTTCTGGTGCCCCTTCTTTTTGGCAAACAAAAATCCAAATGATGGcctcttcttcaatttcttttctCCAACTGAAGAGCTTGAATTTACTCCCTCTTGACGATGATGAGGACGATCATCTTCTTCTTTGCTAATAATCACTCGAGTTAGCAGTGGAGGACTAGCAAACTTGACTGACCTCTTCCTTTCGAGCTCCTCGAACCCCTGAGTTTGTGTACTCTTGACTTCAACTTTGGTGCTTGCGTTTTCAATGAACTTGAGTTCTTCAATCTCAGGATCGAGTGATGGTGTTGGTTTGTGATGATCAGTTAATTCCCTCGAGCCCTTCAGCTGCTGTAGCTCCTTCTTTGTCTGCTCAAGCTCTAGTTTGAGCGAATGAAGGTAGTATGCCATTAGATTTCCTTC
This window encodes:
- the LOC113700186 gene encoding WEB family protein At2g17940-like, whose amino-acid sequence is MNMEGEGGGVVVRGRVEIDMRQPFRSVKEAVTLFGEKVLAGEVIGNKLKQMQARGDAEQPHQSKIGTVTAELEETKRSLEKSKEEGNLMAYYLHSLKLELEQTKKELQQLKGSRELTDHHKPTPSLDPEIEELKFIENASTKVEVKSTQTQGFEELERKRSVKFASPPLLTRVIISKEEDDRPHHRQEGVNSSSSVGEKKLKKRPSFGFLFAKKKGHQKSTGP